A window from Nitrospira sp. ND1 encodes these proteins:
- a CDS encoding response regulator: protein MSDLDASAVKLLLIDDELPSLKLMEAILKQAGYEKITTTTDPRQAVQLYREVKPDLVATDMRMPYIDGFEVMRQLTAVIPAEDYVPILVITGELDAPTKHRALAEGAKDFLNKPVDATEVVLRIKNQLVTRQLHRQLRMHNEHLEAQVRLRTKVVEQTQLDLLNRLALAAEYRHDATGGHAWRVGRMAMLLAELKGLPADQVDMIKKTAPLHDIGKVGLRDSVILKDGPYVMADWEAMKQHTKIGSRLLSDSRAPLLMMAREIALTHHERWDGAGYHGIKDVQIPLAARIVALADAFDIMTHPCSYKATMTLSEAKSEIGAQAGKQFDPELSALFMQLIDREGEKLLAPTGPLQLVA, encoded by the coding sequence ATGTCGGATCTTGATGCGAGCGCCGTCAAACTGCTGCTGATCGATGATGAGCTGCCTAGTCTCAAACTGATGGAGGCAATCCTCAAGCAGGCCGGCTACGAAAAAATTACCACGACGACCGACCCGCGTCAGGCGGTGCAGCTATATCGAGAGGTGAAGCCGGATCTGGTCGCGACGGACATGCGTATGCCGTATATAGACGGATTCGAAGTCATGCGGCAGTTGACCGCCGTCATTCCCGCCGAAGACTATGTGCCGATTCTCGTCATTACCGGCGAGCTCGACGCTCCGACAAAGCACAGGGCTTTGGCGGAGGGCGCCAAGGATTTCCTGAACAAGCCGGTGGATGCCACGGAAGTGGTGCTCCGCATCAAAAACCAATTGGTCACGAGGCAGCTGCATCGACAGCTGCGTATGCACAATGAACATTTGGAAGCGCAGGTGCGCCTGCGTACCAAAGTCGTGGAGCAAACGCAGCTGGATCTGCTGAACCGTCTCGCGCTGGCGGCGGAATATCGGCATGACGCGACCGGCGGCCATGCCTGGCGGGTCGGACGGATGGCCATGTTGCTGGCGGAGCTGAAGGGGCTGCCTGCGGATCAGGTGGATATGATCAAGAAGACCGCTCCGTTGCACGATATCGGGAAAGTAGGCCTGCGCGATTCCGTGATCCTGAAGGACGGGCCCTATGTGATGGCCGATTGGGAGGCGATGAAGCAGCACACCAAAATCGGCTCGCGGCTCCTGTCGGATAGTCGGGCTCCTCTGTTGATGATGGCCCGCGAGATTGCCCTGACGCATCATGAGCGGTGGGATGGAGCCGGCTATCACGGGATTAAAGATGTGCAGATCCCGCTGGCGGCGCGGATCGTGGCGCTGGCCGATGCGTTCGATATCATGACGCATCCCTGCTCATACAAAGCGACGATGACGCTCAGCGAAGCTAAGAGTGAAATTGGCGCACAGGCCGGTAAACAGTTCGATCCCGAGTTGAGCGCCTTATTCATGCAACTCATCGACCGTGAAGGCGAGAAACTGTTGGCCCCAACGGGCCCGCTTCAGTTGGTCGCGTAG
- a CDS encoding Do family serine endopeptidase: protein MSSRGSQTGLLALGIAGVLLGWWAESSASAADLLAPRLSKVSTAGDLQAQVRATAAKVLPAVVSIASTVMVHDQAFTDEGLPFGMFKDVPPRRQYGQGSGVIVSSDGYIITNNHVVADAVDVEVILADRRQFKGRVVATDPKTDVAVVKISATGLPAAAWGDSSALAVGDFVLAIGNPLGLSRTVTFGIVSAVGRADVGVADVEDFIQTDAPINPGNSGGALVNTNGELVGINTAIASPTGGSVGVGFAIPSNMARTAMQSLIKTGRVVRGFLGASTQDVTPLLAKTFHLPDVKGSIITDLQAKGSAERAGLKRGDVVVRFDGRDVMDSGHLRNLMATAAIGSKHRIELLRDAKLMQTDLTVQEAPRERPKKTQTADAAGATAHPLSGVIVDEVTPALARQMDLPANSGLVVTDIEDGSLAEVSGLQPGDLLLELNRQPIPNFSTFQRLAEPLRSTDLALLLINRQGSLLYIPIQSE from the coding sequence ATGTCGTCACGTGGATCACAAACGGGCCTGTTGGCTCTGGGAATCGCGGGCGTCCTGCTGGGCTGGTGGGCTGAGAGTTCAGCCTCGGCTGCTGATTTGCTTGCACCGCGTCTGTCAAAGGTCAGCACGGCCGGTGATTTGCAGGCCCAGGTGCGGGCCACCGCGGCCAAGGTGCTCCCCGCCGTCGTCAGCATCGCCTCGACGGTGATGGTGCACGATCAAGCCTTCACCGATGAGGGGCTGCCTTTCGGCATGTTCAAAGACGTGCCGCCGCGCCGCCAATACGGGCAGGGCTCCGGGGTCATCGTCTCGTCGGACGGGTACATCATCACCAACAACCACGTCGTAGCCGATGCGGTGGACGTGGAAGTCATTCTCGCGGACCGACGGCAGTTCAAGGGCCGCGTGGTGGCGACCGATCCGAAAACCGATGTCGCGGTGGTAAAAATCAGCGCCACCGGTCTTCCCGCTGCGGCCTGGGGTGACTCCAGTGCGCTGGCTGTCGGTGACTTCGTCCTCGCAATCGGCAATCCCCTCGGCTTGAGTCGCACCGTGACCTTCGGCATCGTCAGCGCGGTCGGCCGTGCGGATGTGGGAGTGGCCGATGTGGAAGATTTCATTCAGACCGATGCGCCGATCAATCCCGGGAACTCCGGTGGAGCGCTGGTGAACACCAACGGCGAGTTGGTCGGGATCAACACGGCTATTGCCAGTCCGACGGGCGGCAGCGTCGGCGTCGGATTTGCGATTCCCAGCAACATGGCGAGAACCGCCATGCAGAGTCTTATCAAGACGGGCCGGGTCGTCCGGGGGTTTCTGGGGGCCTCCACGCAGGATGTCACGCCCTTGCTCGCCAAGACCTTCCACCTGCCGGATGTGAAGGGCTCGATCATTACCGATCTGCAGGCGAAGGGGTCCGCCGAACGGGCCGGATTGAAGCGCGGCGATGTCGTGGTGCGTTTCGACGGGCGCGATGTGATGGACAGCGGCCATTTGCGTAATCTGATGGCCACGGCGGCCATCGGCAGCAAACACCGGATCGAGTTGCTCCGCGATGCCAAGTTGATGCAGACGGACCTCACCGTGCAGGAAGCGCCGCGCGAGCGGCCCAAGAAAACGCAGACGGCCGACGCCGCCGGTGCCACCGCGCATCCCCTGTCCGGCGTGATCGTCGATGAAGTCACTCCAGCGCTGGCGCGACAGATGGATCTTCCTGCCAACAGCGGCCTGGTGGTCACGGATATCGAAGACGGCAGCCTCGCCGAGGTGTCGGGGCTTCAGCCCGGCGATCTTCTGTTGGAACTCAATCGACAGCCCATCCCCAACTTCAGCACGTTTCAGCGACTCGCTGAACCGCTCCGGTCCACCGATCTCGCACTGTTGCTCATCAACCGCCAGGGCAGTCTGCTCTACATCCCCATTCAAAGCGAATAA
- the nikR gene encoding nickel-responsive transcriptional regulator NikR, whose protein sequence is MKQLARFGVSLDQDLLADFDRLIERRRYTNRSEAIRDLIRDNLVGQQWDENRETVATITFVYDHHVPGLTGKLTHIQHDFQGHIMAGMHVHLDHDHCLEVLVAKGKGAAIRKVADALLSVKGVKHGKLTMTTTGKGLSI, encoded by the coding sequence ATGAAGCAGCTTGCACGATTCGGCGTCTCGCTCGATCAGGACCTTCTTGCCGATTTCGATCGGCTGATCGAACGTCGCCGCTATACCAACCGCTCCGAAGCGATCCGCGACTTGATCCGGGACAATCTGGTCGGGCAGCAATGGGACGAGAATAGGGAGACCGTCGCCACGATCACGTTCGTGTACGACCATCATGTGCCGGGGTTGACGGGGAAACTCACCCATATCCAGCACGATTTTCAGGGACACATCATGGCCGGAATGCATGTGCATCTCGACCACGATCACTGCCTGGAGGTGCTGGTGGCCAAGGGCAAAGGGGCTGCCATTCGCAAGGTGGCCGACGCGTTGCTGAGCGTGAAGGGCGTGAAGCACGGCAAGCTCACCATGACGACGACGGGTAAAGGACTCAGCATTTGA
- a CDS encoding ATP-binding protein, with amino-acid sequence MQIESSFLRSRVARRVFALFILCALVPVGALSLVSLADVRSQLTQQAERRVRQESKAMGMAVYQRLLLLEAELLSISRQHHAITPTAPGDVPTEPLPSTPGFSGMARISGDGATSVFLGELQSIPTVSPAQWALLRQKKTLLTTATDDLGARRLFLVRLSDPDTSAVVAQINGDYLWDLAGSMTLPAEMSMCVFGPAPEVLFCSPSAPATLKVQRVGQGEGGSSSLLEWRDEEDSYIAGYWAIPLRYQFSAAPWTVLLSESRSSVLAPLASFHYRFSLVVVIALLCVALLSVNQIRKTMVPLEELGKGTRRIAKRNFSTPVQVKSGDEFEELAASFNAMASRLHQQFTQLATIHEIDRSVLSVLDPSRIVDTVLARLREVSPCQGLAVLLIDPSDRTRGWLYARLGPESKQTTMQGVTVTEAESRMLTAHRDGSTLLQPDGTGAFAALSGQGSVSLLVLPLFRSHDLLGGIVLSYRTAPDMHADHLVQLRQLADQVAVALSNASDLAERKRAETSLRESHTQLEAAMTELKTTQQHMVQQERLRALGQMASGIAHDFNNTLSPIMGFSELLLIAPQMAADPAQLKEYLQTINMAAKDAAKVVSRLRDFYRPRLDADLAGIVDLNSLVQQSVKLSQPKWKDQALANGVAIEIKTELESVPSVAGHESELREVLTNLVFNAVDAMPQSGSITLRTKVDGDAVRLEVSDTGTGMTEEVRQRCLEPFFSTKGEKGSGLGLSMVYGIIRRLRGTIDITSAVGVGTTFSIRLPIQAEAETGTNHDSHNMDGVRLQILVVDDDPLVGRVTGEYLRVAGHSVEVVGSAAEAIRRFSPERVHLVVTDHGMPHMTGRQLADVIKKISPDTPVLLLTGGDELEPDGTVSQAVDAELSKPLTMGALRQALSTLRYPKSLPAESQKEIGDAA; translated from the coding sequence GTGCAGATCGAATCTTCCTTTCTCCGCAGTCGTGTCGCCCGCCGCGTGTTCGCCCTGTTCATCCTCTGTGCCCTGGTGCCGGTCGGCGCGTTGAGCCTGGTGTCGCTCGCCGATGTCAGAAGTCAGCTCACGCAGCAGGCCGAACGCCGGGTGCGGCAGGAGAGTAAGGCCATGGGCATGGCCGTCTACCAACGGCTCCTCCTCTTGGAAGCCGAACTGCTCTCGATCAGCCGACAGCACCATGCGATCACCCCGACAGCGCCTGGTGACGTCCCGACGGAGCCGCTTCCGAGCACACCGGGGTTCTCGGGTATGGCCCGCATTTCGGGAGACGGCGCGACGAGTGTCTTTCTCGGGGAACTGCAGTCGATTCCCACCGTATCGCCGGCGCAATGGGCGTTGCTCCGCCAGAAAAAAACGTTGTTGACGACGGCGACCGACGACCTCGGAGCCAGGCGCTTGTTCTTGGTCAGGCTTTCCGATCCCGATACCTCGGCCGTGGTGGCTCAAATCAACGGCGACTATCTGTGGGACCTGGCCGGCAGCATGACGCTTCCGGCGGAGATGTCCATGTGTGTGTTCGGGCCAGCGCCGGAGGTCCTGTTCTGCAGCCCGTCCGCCCCGGCAACGCTGAAGGTGCAGCGGGTCGGGCAGGGCGAAGGAGGCAGCTCGTCCCTGTTGGAATGGCGAGATGAAGAGGATTCCTATATCGCAGGTTATTGGGCGATCCCGCTCCGGTACCAATTTTCGGCGGCGCCCTGGACCGTGCTGTTGAGTGAATCGCGAAGCTCGGTGCTTGCGCCGCTGGCAAGCTTTCACTATCGATTCAGCCTGGTGGTCGTGATCGCGCTGTTGTGCGTGGCGTTGCTCAGCGTGAATCAAATCCGGAAGACCATGGTGCCGTTGGAGGAGCTGGGGAAGGGAACCAGGCGGATTGCGAAGCGAAACTTTTCGACGCCGGTACAGGTCAAGAGCGGGGATGAGTTCGAGGAGCTGGCGGCCTCCTTCAATGCCATGGCGAGCCGGCTGCATCAGCAATTTACGCAGTTGGCGACGATCCATGAGATCGACCGATCCGTGCTGTCGGTGCTCGACCCCAGCCGGATTGTCGATACGGTTCTGGCCAGGTTGCGCGAGGTCTCTCCCTGCCAGGGCCTGGCCGTATTGTTGATCGATCCATCCGATCGCACTCGTGGGTGGCTCTATGCCAGACTCGGGCCGGAGAGCAAGCAGACGACGATGCAGGGTGTGACGGTGACGGAGGCTGAGAGCCGGATGCTCACGGCGCACCGGGACGGCTCGACCCTGCTACAGCCGGACGGAACAGGGGCGTTTGCCGCCCTGAGCGGGCAAGGGAGCGTGTCCTTGCTGGTGCTGCCTCTCTTCCGCTCGCACGATCTGTTAGGCGGGATTGTGTTGAGTTACCGGACGGCGCCCGACATGCACGCGGATCATCTCGTGCAATTGCGTCAATTGGCCGATCAGGTGGCGGTGGCGCTGAGCAACGCCTCGGATCTTGCGGAGCGGAAGCGGGCGGAAACGTCCTTGCGGGAGAGCCATACGCAGTTGGAAGCCGCCATGACCGAACTCAAGACGACACAACAACATATGGTCCAGCAGGAGCGGCTGCGGGCGCTCGGCCAGATGGCGAGCGGCATCGCGCACGACTTCAATAATACCCTGTCGCCCATCATGGGTTTCAGCGAACTCCTGCTCATCGCGCCCCAGATGGCGGCGGACCCCGCGCAACTGAAGGAATATCTGCAGACGATCAATATGGCGGCCAAGGACGCGGCGAAGGTCGTCAGCCGGCTGCGGGATTTCTATCGCCCCCGCCTCGATGCGGATCTGGCCGGCATTGTCGATCTGAACAGCCTGGTCCAGCAGAGTGTGAAGCTCAGTCAGCCGAAATGGAAGGATCAGGCCCTGGCGAACGGCGTGGCCATCGAGATCAAAACGGAGTTGGAGTCGGTGCCCTCGGTCGCCGGACATGAATCGGAATTACGCGAAGTGCTGACCAATCTAGTGTTTAATGCCGTCGATGCGATGCCCCAAAGCGGGTCGATTACGCTCCGCACCAAAGTCGACGGCGATGCGGTGCGCCTGGAAGTCAGCGACACCGGCACGGGGATGACGGAAGAAGTGCGTCAACGTTGTCTTGAACCGTTCTTCTCCACGAAGGGCGAAAAGGGGTCCGGTCTGGGATTGTCCATGGTGTACGGCATCATCCGGCGGTTGCGTGGCACCATCGACATCACGAGTGCCGTCGGCGTAGGGACGACGTTCAGCATACGCCTCCCGATTCAAGCGGAGGCGGAAACAGGCACAAACCATGACAGCCACAACATGGACGGGGTCCGCTTGCAGATCCTGGTCGTAGACGACGATCCTCTGGTGGGCCGTGTGACGGGCGAATATCTCCGGGTGGCCGGGCATAGCGTAGAAGTGGTCGGGAGTGCGGCGGAGGCGATCAGGCGGTTCAGTCCCGAGCGGGTGCATCTCGTGGTGACCGATCACGGCATGCCGCATATGACGGGCCGTCAGTTGGCCGATGTGATCAAAAAAATTTCTCCCGACACACCGGTGCTGCTGTTGACCGGGGGCGACGAACTCGAGCCGGATGGCACAGTGTCGCAAGCGGTCGATGCCGAATTGAGCAAGCCGCTGACGATGGGGGCGCTCCGGCAGGCGCTGTCCACGCTCCGGTATCCGAAATCACTCCCTGCGGAGAGCCAGAAAGAAATTGGTGATGCGGCATGA
- a CDS encoding methyl-accepting chemotaxis protein, producing the protein MSRPRFRRHFLWDTVQPRFLGLSFCYVVVVIAAVAGALFVPLMLELNHLPLSSIEAQRVADQFELLHSRFWPVVFVVSLLLIVHGVFFSHRIAGPLYRFRRIFQSVASGDLTVRTSIRKADYLHVEAQCLGEMVDALREKIGRIEAHHADIAPQLERLKAAAACGALREVEQEADRLRATVEQLTRAMEPFQTTPNVIEARPVQLPSASGF; encoded by the coding sequence ATGAGCCGGCCACGATTCAGACGGCATTTCCTGTGGGATACGGTGCAGCCACGCTTCCTGGGGTTGAGCTTCTGCTACGTGGTGGTGGTCATTGCGGCCGTGGCGGGGGCGCTCTTCGTGCCGTTGATGCTGGAACTTAATCACCTGCCGCTTTCCTCCATCGAAGCCCAACGAGTGGCCGATCAGTTCGAATTGCTGCACAGCCGGTTTTGGCCGGTGGTGTTCGTCGTTTCCCTCCTGCTGATCGTGCATGGCGTGTTTTTCTCGCACCGTATTGCCGGTCCGCTCTATCGCTTTCGCCGGATTTTCCAGTCCGTCGCGAGCGGCGATCTGACCGTGCGCACCTCAATTCGCAAGGCCGATTATCTCCATGTGGAAGCGCAATGTTTGGGTGAAATGGTCGACGCGTTGCGGGAGAAGATCGGCCGGATCGAGGCGCACCATGCCGACATCGCTCCGCAGTTGGAACGATTGAAAGCCGCCGCAGCCTGTGGGGCGTTGCGGGAAGTGGAGCAGGAGGCCGACCGATTACGTGCGACCGTCGAACAGCTCACGCGGGCGATGGAACCGTTTCAGACCACGCCGAATGTCATCGAGGCCCGGCCGGTGCAGTTGCCCTCTGCGTCGGGATTTTAG
- a CDS encoding heavy metal translocating P-type ATPase encodes MATDPICGMTVEPATAAGHFDYDGRTYYFCSTHCLDRFRATPNQYVKTASVATAAMPAAGRRSLPMMQAMPEQQPVAGGERDPVCGMTVQPATAAGSHAHAGKTYYFCCQGCLEKFRADPVRYLSPVPAVSPTASRQFGGKSLPMLGSATPDKAVTGVIDPVCGMTVEPATAAGSFDYQGTTYSFCCQGCLTKFRADPQRYLAPASAQSTAPAAPPPPGTKYVCPMCPEVLEEKPVPCPKCGMALEPDSIQPLPTKTEYVCPMHPEVVKAEQGACPICGMALEPRTVTVEEELNPELVDMARRFWVGLGPAAAVFVLAMSPMIPGHPIQHLVTDMQSAWVQFLLSTPVVLWAGWPFFQRGWASIVHRSPNMFTLIAIGTGTAYLYSVFATLFPALIPQSFHLESGAVPVYFEAAAVITVLVLLGQVLELRARSRTTGAIRALLGLAPKTARRMREDGREEDVSLDQVQVGDRLRVRPGERVPVDGVILEGATAIDESMITGESLPVEKTTGERVTGGTINGSGGLVMRADRVGADTLLAHIVQMVAEAQRSRAPIQRTADVVAGYFVPIVVSVAIVTGLVWALIGPEPRLAHALLNAVAVLIIACPCALGLATPMSIMVGTGRGAAAGVLFKKAEAMETIEKVDTLVFDKTGTLTEGKPKLRVVSAVAPWSEIDLLRLAASIERGSEHPVAGAIVSGAELRGITLESASGFTSKTGKGVMATVGTRRVAVGTLDLMREMQLDDETSLPALEADAELMRQTGQTVMFVSVDGRVAGLLGVADPIKSSTPEALRLLRQEGIRLVMVTGDHAVTAQAVAKELGLDEVRAGVKPDEKSRIVQELQQQGHVVAMAGDGVNDAPALAQADVGIAMGTGTDVAMENAGVTLVKGDLRGIVRARRLSKATMRNIRQNLFFAFVYNMIGVPVAAGLLYPFLGLLLSPMLASTAMTFSSLSVISNALRLRHADL; translated from the coding sequence ATGGCGACTGATCCGATCTGCGGCATGACGGTGGAACCGGCCACGGCGGCAGGGCATTTCGATTATGACGGCCGGACCTACTATTTTTGCAGTACCCATTGCCTCGATCGGTTTCGTGCCACGCCGAATCAGTATGTGAAGACAGCGTCTGTTGCGACCGCCGCCATGCCCGCTGCCGGTCGGCGTTCGCTGCCGATGATGCAGGCGATGCCTGAGCAACAGCCGGTTGCGGGCGGCGAACGGGATCCCGTTTGCGGGATGACCGTTCAGCCTGCGACCGCCGCCGGGTCTCATGCGCATGCGGGCAAGACGTACTACTTCTGTTGTCAGGGATGTCTCGAAAAGTTCCGGGCCGATCCGGTCCGGTACTTGTCGCCGGTGCCCGCTGTGTCGCCAACAGCGTCACGGCAGTTCGGGGGAAAGTCGCTCCCGATGCTGGGCTCGGCGACGCCGGATAAAGCGGTCACAGGCGTCATCGATCCGGTCTGTGGCATGACGGTGGAACCGGCCACGGCGGCCGGGTCGTTCGACTACCAGGGCACGACCTACTCGTTCTGTTGCCAGGGCTGCCTCACCAAGTTTCGCGCCGATCCGCAGCGGTATCTCGCCCCCGCATCTGCTCAGTCGACTGCGCCTGCTGCCCCGCCTCCTCCCGGGACGAAATACGTCTGTCCCATGTGCCCTGAGGTGTTGGAAGAAAAGCCGGTGCCCTGTCCGAAATGCGGGATGGCACTGGAGCCGGATTCGATTCAGCCGCTGCCGACCAAAACGGAATATGTCTGCCCGATGCATCCCGAGGTGGTGAAGGCGGAGCAGGGGGCCTGTCCGATCTGTGGGATGGCGCTGGAGCCACGAACCGTCACGGTCGAGGAAGAGCTGAATCCTGAGTTGGTGGACATGGCCCGACGGTTCTGGGTGGGACTGGGTCCGGCGGCGGCGGTCTTCGTGCTGGCCATGTCGCCTATGATCCCCGGTCATCCGATTCAGCATCTTGTGACCGATATGCAATCGGCCTGGGTGCAGTTCCTGCTGAGCACACCGGTGGTCCTCTGGGCCGGGTGGCCGTTCTTTCAGCGCGGCTGGGCTTCGATCGTCCATCGCAGCCCGAACATGTTCACGCTGATTGCAATCGGGACCGGCACGGCCTACCTCTACAGTGTGTTCGCCACCCTCTTCCCCGCGCTGATTCCGCAATCGTTCCATCTGGAAAGCGGAGCGGTGCCGGTGTATTTCGAAGCCGCGGCGGTCATTACGGTCCTGGTCCTGTTGGGGCAGGTATTGGAATTGCGGGCCAGGAGCCGAACCACCGGCGCGATCCGGGCTCTCCTGGGACTGGCGCCCAAGACCGCGCGGCGCATGCGAGAGGACGGCCGTGAAGAAGATGTGTCGCTCGATCAGGTGCAGGTGGGCGATCGCCTGCGTGTGCGACCGGGAGAACGGGTGCCGGTCGATGGGGTGATTCTGGAAGGAGCGACCGCGATCGATGAATCGATGATTACCGGCGAATCGTTGCCGGTTGAGAAAACCACCGGGGAGCGGGTGACGGGCGGCACGATCAACGGTTCCGGCGGTCTGGTGATGCGGGCGGATCGCGTCGGGGCGGATACGCTGTTGGCGCATATCGTTCAGATGGTGGCGGAAGCGCAACGCAGCCGGGCTCCCATTCAACGGACCGCCGATGTCGTGGCCGGCTATTTCGTGCCCATCGTGGTGAGCGTGGCGATCGTGACTGGCCTGGTGTGGGCGTTGATCGGGCCGGAACCGCGCCTGGCCCATGCCCTGTTGAATGCGGTTGCCGTGCTGATCATTGCCTGCCCCTGCGCGCTGGGTCTCGCAACGCCGATGTCCATTATGGTGGGGACCGGTCGCGGTGCTGCGGCCGGTGTCCTGTTCAAGAAAGCTGAAGCGATGGAGACCATCGAAAAGGTCGATACGCTGGTTTTCGACAAGACCGGCACACTCACGGAAGGTAAACCCAAACTGCGCGTCGTGAGCGCCGTGGCCCCCTGGTCTGAAATCGACCTGTTGCGATTGGCGGCGTCTATCGAGCGGGGGAGTGAACATCCGGTAGCCGGCGCGATTGTGAGCGGAGCTGAGTTGCGAGGCATTACATTGGAGTCGGCATCTGGGTTCACGTCAAAAACGGGGAAGGGCGTCATGGCGACGGTCGGGACCAGGCGGGTGGCGGTGGGGACGCTCGATTTGATGCGTGAGATGCAGCTCGACGACGAAACCTCCCTGCCCGCACTCGAAGCCGATGCCGAATTGATGCGTCAGACCGGACAAACCGTGATGTTCGTCTCCGTCGATGGCCGGGTGGCCGGCTTGCTCGGGGTGGCCGACCCGATCAAGAGTTCGACCCCCGAGGCCTTGCGGTTGTTGCGCCAGGAAGGCATTCGTCTGGTGATGGTGACCGGCGATCATGCGGTGACGGCGCAGGCGGTGGCGAAGGAATTAGGCCTGGATGAAGTCAGGGCCGGCGTGAAGCCGGATGAAAAGAGCCGGATCGTCCAGGAACTTCAGCAGCAGGGCCATGTGGTGGCGATGGCAGGTGATGGCGTCAACGATGCTCCGGCACTGGCGCAGGCGGATGTCGGCATTGCCATGGGAACCGGAACCGATGTGGCGATGGAGAATGCCGGGGTGACGCTGGTGAAGGGCGATTTGCGCGGGATTGTCCGGGCACGCCGCCTGAGCAAGGCCACCATGCGCAACATCCGCCAGAATCTCTTCTTCGCCTTTGTGTACAATATGATCGGGGTTCCGGTCGCCGCCGGGCTGTTGTATCCGTTCCTCGGCCTTCTCCTCAGTCCGATGTTGGCCAGCACGGCGATGACGTTCAGTTCCCTCTCGGTGATTTCGAACGCGTTACGCCTCCGGCATGCCGATTTATGA
- a CDS encoding DUF3842 family protein, with amino-acid sequence MTICVVDGRGGGLGSRMVAGLRGLVDDGHAIIGLGLNSASAEAMARAGATFTETAPQMIHRRLYAADVIVGSLSLLMPGSMLGEVTPVLAQAVLESSARKVLLPLNKRKVEVVGVEGRTLDALIDHALQRCVCLLQATA; translated from the coding sequence ATGACGATTTGTGTCGTGGATGGACGCGGCGGCGGCCTGGGAAGCCGGATGGTCGCCGGTTTGCGAGGGCTTGTGGATGACGGTCATGCCATTATCGGCCTGGGGCTTAATAGCGCCTCCGCGGAGGCGATGGCTCGAGCCGGCGCGACCTTCACCGAAACGGCCCCGCAGATGATCCATCGCCGGCTGTATGCTGCGGATGTGATTGTGGGCTCGTTGAGTCTCCTCATGCCGGGATCGATGTTAGGTGAAGTCACTCCCGTACTCGCGCAAGCCGTGCTGGAATCGTCCGCCAGAAAGGTGCTGCTCCCCCTCAACAAGCGGAAGGTCGAAGTCGTCGGTGTCGAGGGACGAACCCTCGATGCGTTAATCGACCATGCCCTGCAGCGTTGTGTCTGTCTGCTTCAGGCGACCGCCTGA
- a CDS encoding type II secretion system protein: protein MAHSTHCRRQQGFTIIELMIAMAIVGALAGLAIPNYLGFLDKARVARAIAEIRYIERVIDSYEAAYDTLPNSLADAGAGEMVDPWGNPYEYLNIAALTLPGNGGGGGNGGXGGGGGSKKNAWLWLLPDEAYAGQGGGNGSKGKPRKERFLHPINSDYDLYSMGKDGESVEPLTAQKSHDDVIRANDGSFVGLAIEF, encoded by the coding sequence ATGGCGCACAGTACACACTGCCGCAGGCAGCAGGGCTTTACCATCATCGAATTGATGATCGCCATGGCGATCGTCGGGGCGTTGGCGGGTCTGGCGATTCCCAACTATCTGGGATTTCTCGATAAGGCGCGAGTGGCGCGAGCGATCGCCGAAATACGCTACATCGAGCGGGTGATCGATTCGTACGAAGCCGCCTATGATACCCTTCCGAACAGCTTGGCCGATGCGGGTGCCGGGGAGATGGTCGATCCCTGGGGCAATCCCTACGAGTACCTGAACATTGCGGCCCTAACGCTCCCGGGAAATGGGGGTGGCGGTGGCAATGGGGGNNGGGGTGGCGGCGGCGGGTCAAAAAAAAACGCCTGGCTGTGGTTGCTGCCCGATGAGGCATACGCAGGACAGGGTGGCGGAAATGGCAGCAAAGGAAAACCGCGCAAGGAACGCTTTCTCCATCCGATCAATTCGGACTACGACCTGTACAGCATGGGCAAAGACGGCGAGAGCGTGGAGCCGTTGACGGCTCAAAAAAGCCACGACGATGTCATTCGAGCAAATGACGGCAGTTTCGTCGGGCTGGCGATAGAATTTTAA